The Nitrospirota bacterium nucleotide sequence ATCACGGCGCAGAACACCAAAGGGGTGACGGCGGTCCACGACCTGCCAGCGGCCATCGTCGAGGCGCAGTTGGACGCGATCTTCGACGACTTCGAGGTGGCCGCGGTGAAGACCGGCATGCTGTCCTCCGCCGCGATCGTGGAGACGGTGAGCCGGAAGCTCAAACAGTACCAGGCCGCCAACCTCGTGGTGGACCCGGTCATGGTGGCCAAGAGCGGCCATCCGCTTCTGCAGCAGGACGCGGTGGACCATCTGCTGGCGTCGCTCGTTCCCTTGGCGCTCCTCGTGACGCCCAACGTCCACGAGGCGGAACGGCTCTCCGGCCTCACGATCGCCTCGCTGGCCGACGCCCGGCAGGCGGCCAAGGCCATCCACAAGCTGGGCTGCCGGCACGTCCTGATCAAGGGCGGGCACCTGCTGGCCGAAAAGGGCACGGACCTGCTCTACGACGGCCGGTTCTTCAACGTCTTCAAGGGCGAATTCATCGAGACGCCCCACACCCACGGGACCGGCTGCACCTACGCCTCGGCCATCGCCGCGCAACTGGCCAAGGGGAAGTCGGTCCCGGAGGCGGTCCAGACGGCCAAGCAGTACGTGACCGAAGCGATCCGCCACGGCCTGGCCATCGGCCACGGCAGGGGTCCGACGAACCACTTTTATTTCCTGACCGGACAGTAACCCATGGGATTCCGACCGCCGCTCTTCTTCGTGACCGGCTTCTTCTGGCTGCTGCTCTCCGCCGCCCTCGGCCTCGCCCTCTTCCTTGGCATGCTGACGGGCAAGCCGCTCCCGCCCGTCCTCCGCGTGCTCCACGTGCACGGCGCGCTCGTGGGCGGGGTGGCCCAGATGATCCTTGGGGGGCTGCTGGGGTTCATTCCTCCGCTCCTGTTGACCGGCCGTGACCGGCCCGAGTCCCACCCGGGCCTCTTCGCCACCGTCAACCTGGGGGCGGTCGGCATGCTGGCCGGCTTCGGATTGGGGCGGCCGTTGCTCGTCGGGGCGGCCGGCCTGCTGATCGTCCTGTCGTTCCTCGCCGTGCTGGGCGACGCGGTCCGCCAGGCCAGGGCCAGCCTGGTCTCGCCGCCGCTGGGCCTCTGGTTCTACGGGGTGGCACTCGTCGCGCTCCTTCTGGGGCTGGGCATGGGCGAGGCGATGGCACTGCAGTTCCTCCCCTCCACCCTGCCGGGGCAGGGCCGGCTCGCCCACATCCACCTGAACCTCCTGGGCTTCGTGACCCTGACGATCATCGGCACCATGCACACCCTCTACCCCACGGTGCTGAACGCGCCGCTCTTCAGCCCCCGCCTGGCCCGCTGGACCTTCTTCCTGCTCCCGGCCGGCATCGCCGTGCTGATCGGAGGCTTTCTCGCGACGCTCGTGCCGGTCCAGATCGCGGGAGGCGCGATCCTCGTCGCCGGCACCCTCCTCTACGCGGCCAACATCCTGCAGACCTGGCTGCGCGCGGGACGTCCGAGCCAGGCCGCGTCGGATCATTTCCTGCTGGCCACGTTCTTCCTCTTCGTGGCGGTCGTGGCCGGCGTCTTCGTCTCGATCAACTCCCTCTGGAACCCGCCGGCCCTCCCGTTCGGCAAGCTGCACCTGATCGCTTACACGCATCTGGCCCTGGTCGGCTTCGTCCTGCAAACGGTCATGGGCGCGCTCTCGCACCTGCTCCCGATCGCCCTCGCCGTCGGCCGCGTGAAGAGCAACAAGAGGCGCGGGGCATACCTGGCTGAGCTGACCGCCCAGGTCCAGTCCTGGCACGCCGTGCAACTGGGCGCGCTCAACCTGGGCATCATCGGCCTGGCCCTGGTCGCCACGCTGGTCTGGCAGTTCAACATGAGCGACCTGCCCGTCCGGATCACCGGCTGGATCAGCGCCGGCCTGCTGGGGTTGAGCCTGACGCTCTTCGGCTCCAAAGTCATCCGGCTCCTGCTGACGCAGCCGCCCGGCCAGACGACCGACTAGTTCGTCGAGCGATTCTGTTACAATGTCCGTCATGGAAGAGCCCCTCGTCTTTCGCGATCCGGACGGCCACCGGGTGTCCGCGGTACTGGCCGCCCCGTCCCCCTCCACCGATCGGGCGGTCGTCCTCTGTCACGGGTTCCTCTCCAACAAGAACAGCACGACGAACCGGACGCTGACCGCCGAGCTCCTCCCGAAGGGGATCGCCACCTTCCGGTTCGACTTCTTCGGTCAGGGCGAGAGCGAAGGACCGTTCGAGCAGACGACCGTGAGCAGGGCGGTTGGCCAGGCGCTGACGGCGCTGGACCTGGTCGCCTCACGTGGCTACAAACGGATCGGTTTGGTCGGGTCCAGCTTCGGCGGGCTCGTGGCGATCCTGGCGGCCGGCCGGTGGACCGGCCGGGGCGCCAGCCTGGCCTGCCTGGGCCTGAAGTGTCCGGTGCCGGACTTCGAGGAGATGCTCCGGCTCGAGTTCGGCCCGGAGGGCCTGGTGGAATGGAAGAAGACCGGCACCATCCCGGACGTGACCGGCGGGCCTGGGCGCGTCAAGCTCCACTATGGCTTCTATGAGGACTGCGCCAGGCATCGGGGCTACGAGGCGGCCCCGGGCGTCAAGGTCCCGACGCTGATCGTGCAGGGCGAGAAGGACGAGTACGCCTCTGTGGTGGATCAGAGCCGGAGGCTCTTCGAGGCGCTGCCCGGTCCGAAGGAGCTGCACGTCCTCCCCGGCGCCGACCATGGCTTTTCCAAGCCAGAAGATTTCCGGACGATGGTCACGCTCCTGGTCGGGTGGATGATCAGATACCTGCAGGCGGACGACCGGTAGGTAGGAACGGAGCGCAAAGGAACCTCGAGATGCCGATACTGAGCGAGGAACGGCTGGAGACCCTGAAGATCCTCTACCCCTGGTACAAGGAGGAGATCTACAGACGGAGGGAGCAGATGATGCGCCTGACCGCCTTCGCGAGCGCCTTCCTCGTGCTCCTGCTCGTCACGATGCTGGCGGTGCCGGCCCAGCCCCACCCGGACGTCACCCACAAGCTCTTCGCGATCTCCGGGGTGGCCCTCTTCTGCGGCGTCTTCGCCTACCTCATTCTCCAGCAGCGCAACCGCCACCGGATGGCGAAGCAGGCGCTGATCGAGATCGAGCGGGCCATGGGGCTCTTCGAGGACGGCTTCTACGTGGAAGGCAAGCCGCTCTATCCCGAGGAGTGGCAGACCTCCTGGCTCGGCGACCGGAGCATCGTCGTCTATCTGACCGTCCTGGCCGCCCTCACCGTCCTCGTCATCGCCTCCGTCCTCGCGAGGCCGTGATGGGTGATCGGTGATGCGTGATGGGTGAGAAGAGAGGCGGTACCGGCCTGCGTCTTTCTCGTCACCCATCACCGATCACCCGTCACCGACTTCGCGCAGCGGAAGCCCGTGTAGCTGTTCCTCGTGCCCGGCGGCAATTTGAAGCGCCCGTAGGTCAGCAGATACTTGGGCAGTTCCGACCATGACCCTCCCCGCAAGACCTTCAACTGGCCCTGCTCCGGTCCGGTCGGGTTCCGCTCCGGACTCTGTTCGTAGTAGCTCCCGTCGTACCAGTCCTGCACCCACTCCCAGACGTTCCCCGCCATGTCGTCGAGCCCGTAGGGACTCCGGCCCTTCTCGTAGTGGCCGACCGGCATGAGGGCCTGGCTGTAGCTGAACCTAGCGCCCAGCGCATGGTTCGCCAGCTCCGCCGTCGGCGGCTGGTTGCCCCAGGGAAAGTTGCGGCCGTCCGTCCCGCGGGCGGCCTTCTCCCACTCCGCCTCGGTCGGCAGGCGATTCCCCGCCCAGCGGCAGTAGACGTCCGCGTCCTCCCAGTCCACGCCGATCACCGGCCGGTCCCCGTGGAGGTTCGGGTTCACCGTCTCCCACAGCCAGGGCGGCGTCCGGCCGGTCGCCGCGAGGAAGCGCGCATACTGGCTGGTCGTCACCTCGTGCCGGTCCATCGCATAGGCGTCGAGCCAGACCCGGTGCCGCGGCCGCTCGTCCTCCAGCCCGGCCATCCCGTCCACACCCATCCAGAACCAGCCGGCCGGGATGGGAATCATAGGGGCATCGTCACCCTGACTTGGCGCTGGTTCCTTCTTCAGCTTGCGCAGCCGGTCGAGCTGCGCGTCGGCCGGAAGCACGGTCAGCGTCAGGAACGCCACGAGCGTCGCGGCGAAGAGTGCCAAGCCGATGAAGGGAGTCTTGCGAGAGGCGTCCAGACCTGTTGCCGGCTGACAGATCCAGCCAGAATGCGATCTCACCAGCACTTATGAGCCCTGCCCTTTGGGAGCATCCAACACCTCGCGGATTTTGGCAGCTAGGACGTTCGACCGAAACGGCTTCTGCAAGAACGCCGCGCTCGCCTCCGAGATGCCATGACGGAGCACGACGTCGTCCGTATAGCCGGACATGAACAGGACCCGCATGTCCGGCCGAAGGGTCGCGGCCCGTTCAACCAGGACCCGTCCGCTCATATCGGGGATCACGACGTCGGTCAAAAGGACATGGACAGGCTCTTTGCCGGTCTCGCAAAGCTGGAGCGCCTGTTCTCCACTGGCAGCCGTGAGCACGCGATACCCCAATCCTTCCAGGAGGTCGCACAGGAACTCCCGGACCAGCACGTCGTCTTCGACGAGAAGGATCGTCTCCGTGTGGCTCGTCTCGACAGCCGGCGGGCCGGCAGCTTTCTCCGTCTGCAGGCTCCCTGCAGCGCGAGGGAGCAAGACCGTGAACGTCGTGCCCCGTTCGGGAGAACTGTCCACGTCTATGGTCCCCCCACCTTGGACGACGATACCGTACACCGTTGCCAGCCCCAGCCCCGTCCCCTTGCCCCGTTCCTTCGTCGTGAAAAACGGCTCGAAGAGGTGCGCTTTGGTTTCCGCATCCATGCCGAGTCCGGTGTCACGGACCGTCAGGCACACGTAGGGCCCGGCGGGCAAGTCGCCCTGACCAGGGCCAGCCCCGCCCTCGCTCAGCGTGATCGCCGTGCCGATCGTGAGGGTGCCGCCTTGGGGCATGGCGTCGCGGGCGTTGACCGCCAGGTTCATCAGGACCTGCTCGACCTGTCCTGGATCGGCTTTGACAAGACAGGGTCGCGGCTCGAGGTTTGCCACCAGGCGAATGTTCTCCCCGATCAGGCGCCGGAGCATCGGGGTCAGCCCGGAGACGGCCGCGTTCATGTCCAGGAGCCTGGGCTGGATCACCTGCTTCCGGCTGAAGGCCAGGAGCTGGCTGGTCAGGGATGCCGCCCGATCGGCCGCCTGCCTGATCCCCTCGACGGATCGCCGATGTCGGTCGTCGGCGCCCAAGGCCTTGAGCAGTCGCTCGCTGTGCCCGATGATGACGGTCAAGAGGTTGTTGAAGTCGTGGGCCACCCCTCCCGCCAAGCGTCCGACCGCCTCCATTTTCGCCGCTTGACGCAGATGCTCCTCCAACCGTTTCCGCTCGGTGATGTCGCTGAACGAACCGGACATGCGGACGGGCTGCCCCTCTTGATTCCAGATGGCTTGCCCTCGGGCCGCGAACCAGCGACACTCGCCGTTCTTGGTGAACATCCGATATTCGATGTCGTACGGGACCCGCCGTTCCAGATGGTTGCGCAGCGCGGTGAAGACTCGCTCCCGATCCTCGGGATGCAGCCGTGACGCCCAGCTCGCGATGACGTTCTCGAATTCGTCGTCCGCATACCCCAGGAGCTCCTTGAACCGGGGGGAGTAATAAATCGGATTGCCGGGCGCGAAGGGGTCGCCCGGCACGGCCCATGCATCCCACAGGCCGTCCCGGGACCCCTGGACGGTCAGCTCGAACCGCTCGATGCTCTTGCGGAGCGCTTCCTCTCCCCGCTTGTGCTCGGTGATGTCGGCGAGCAGCCCGATCGTGCTGATCACGTTGCCGTTCGCATCACACAGCGGGGCAGCCCAAAGGGCAAGGTCTATCATCGTGCCGTCCCTCCTGCGACGGCGGATTTCCACTCCTTCCAGAAACTTCCCGCGCATCGCGGACTCCCACAGGGTGTCGGACTCGTCCCGCTTGTCGTCGGGCACGTAGGGGAGCGGTCGGCCCAGGACCTCCTGCTCGGTCCACCCGAAGATGCGCCGGGCTGCTGCATTCCAGGTCGTGACGTTGCCGTCGGCGTCGAGGGCGATGAAGGCCAGCGGGGAGGCCTGAATGATGGTCTGGAGATCCCGCGAAGACTTCTCGAGCGCCTCTTCGAGTCGTTTTCGCTGCGTGATATCCTCTGCGATCCCCGCGATGCGGTAGACGGCCCCGGAGTCGTCCCTGATCGGAAACGCCCGATCCCAGATCCAGCGCAGCGATCCGTCGGGACGAACGATCCTGTACTCCTCGTCATAGTCCCCGGTGACCTGCTTCGACAGAGCTGCCCGGAGAACCCGATCCCGGTCCTCGGGATGGATCGCGTCGAGCCATGTGCGCGGTGCGGCATAGAGGCTTTCACAGGAGCGGCCCCAGACCTCCTCATAGCCCGGGCTGATGTAAATCATCCGGTTCTTTTCCGGATCGGTCATCCAGAAAACGTCCCGGATGTTCTCTGCAAGCTGTCGGAACCGCTCCTGGCTTTCCTGCA carries:
- a CDS encoding alpha/beta fold hydrolase — encoded protein: MEEPLVFRDPDGHRVSAVLAAPSPSTDRAVVLCHGFLSNKNSTTNRTLTAELLPKGIATFRFDFFGQGESEGPFEQTTVSRAVGQALTALDLVASRGYKRIGLVGSSFGGLVAILAAGRWTGRGASLACLGLKCPVPDFEEMLRLEFGPEGLVEWKKTGTIPDVTGGPGRVKLHYGFYEDCARHRGYEAAPGVKVPTLIVQGEKDEYASVVDQSRRLFEALPGPKELHVLPGADHGFSKPEDFRTMVTLLVGWMIRYLQADDR
- the thiD gene encoding bifunctional hydroxymethylpyrimidine kinase/phosphomethylpyrimidine kinase translates to MKQVLTIAGSDSGGGAGIQADLKAMSANGVYGLSVITSITAQNTKGVTAVHDLPAAIVEAQLDAIFDDFEVAAVKTGMLSSAAIVETVSRKLKQYQAANLVVDPVMVAKSGHPLLQQDAVDHLLASLVPLALLVTPNVHEAERLSGLTIASLADARQAAKAIHKLGCRHVLIKGGHLLAEKGTDLLYDGRFFNVFKGEFIETPHTHGTGCTYASAIAAQLAKGKSVPEAVQTAKQYVTEAIRHGLAIGHGRGPTNHFYFLTGQ
- a CDS encoding cbb3-type cytochrome c oxidase subunit I, giving the protein MGFRPPLFFVTGFFWLLLSAALGLALFLGMLTGKPLPPVLRVLHVHGALVGGVAQMILGGLLGFIPPLLLTGRDRPESHPGLFATVNLGAVGMLAGFGLGRPLLVGAAGLLIVLSFLAVLGDAVRQARASLVSPPLGLWFYGVALVALLLGLGMGEAMALQFLPSTLPGQGRLAHIHLNLLGFVTLTIIGTMHTLYPTVLNAPLFSPRLARWTFFLLPAGIAVLIGGFLATLVPVQIAGGAILVAGTLLYAANILQTWLRAGRPSQAASDHFLLATFFLFVAVVAGVFVSINSLWNPPALPFGKLHLIAYTHLALVGFVLQTVMGALSHLLPIALAVGRVKSNKRRGAYLAELTAQVQSWHAVQLGALNLGIIGLALVATLVWQFNMSDLPVRITGWISAGLLGLSLTLFGSKVIRLLLTQPPGQTTD
- a CDS encoding formylglycine-generating enzyme family protein, whose protein sequence is MALFAATLVAFLTLTVLPADAQLDRLRKLKKEPAPSQGDDAPMIPIPAGWFWMGVDGMAGLEDERPRHRVWLDAYAMDRHEVTTSQYARFLAATGRTPPWLWETVNPNLHGDRPVIGVDWEDADVYCRWAGNRLPTEAEWEKAARGTDGRNFPWGNQPPTAELANHALGARFSYSQALMPVGHYEKGRSPYGLDDMAGNVWEWVQDWYDGSYYEQSPERNPTGPEQGQLKVLRGGSWSELPKYLLTYGRFKLPPGTRNSYTGFRCAKSVTGDR
- a CDS encoding PAS domain-containing protein → MSAGEERAELDRLRKRVADLERLLKARAGRTVHEREHAGGERVLQESQERFRQLAENIRDVFWMTDPEKNRMIYISPGYEEVWGRSCESLYAAPRTWLDAIHPEDRDRVLRAALSKQVTGDYDEEYRIVRPDGSLRWIWDRAFPIRDDSGAVYRIAGIAEDITQRKRLEEALEKSSRDLQTIIQASPLAFIALDADGNVTTWNAAARRIFGWTEQEVLGRPLPYVPDDKRDESDTLWESAMRGKFLEGVEIRRRRRDGTMIDLALWAAPLCDANGNVISTIGLLADITEHKRGEEALRKSIERFELTVQGSRDGLWDAWAVPGDPFAPGNPIYYSPRFKELLGYADDEFENVIASWASRLHPEDRERVFTALRNHLERRVPYDIEYRMFTKNGECRWFAARGQAIWNQEGQPVRMSGSFSDITERKRLEEHLRQAAKMEAVGRLAGGVAHDFNNLLTVIIGHSERLLKALGADDRHRRSVEGIRQAADRAASLTSQLLAFSRKQVIQPRLLDMNAAVSGLTPMLRRLIGENIRLVANLEPRPCLVKADPGQVEQVLMNLAVNARDAMPQGGTLTIGTAITLSEGGAGPGQGDLPAGPYVCLTVRDTGLGMDAETKAHLFEPFFTTKERGKGTGLGLATVYGIVVQGGGTIDVDSSPERGTTFTVLLPRAAGSLQTEKAAGPPAVETSHTETILLVEDDVLVREFLCDLLEGLGYRVLTAASGEQALQLCETGKEPVHVLLTDVVIPDMSGRVLVERAATLRPDMRVLFMSGYTDDVVLRHGISEASAAFLQKPFRSNVLAAKIREVLDAPKGQGS